CAGCAGGTATTGATATGGCTTTATATTTATCAAATAAAATTGTGGGTGATTTAGAAGCCAAGGCTATCCAACTTACCATAGAATATGATCCTCAACCTATGTTTAATTCCGGTAATTATTCTTCCGCTGATAAGGAAGTTTTGAAGGTTGCAGATAAGAAATTAAATAGAGATGCGAAAAAAGGGCTTGGGTTACTTGGTATGCTAAAGAACTCAAAAAACATTCTAAAAATGAAGAAAAACAACTAATCTTCTTAACATCACTTCAAAGCACTTTAATTAATCGTATTGGGAGTTTGTGAATAAACGTGAATTATAGTTTCTCAAGGATGACGCAGTTTACTAACATGCGATCGCGTCAAAAGCATTCGCTACTTTTGTTTCACAGCTGAAGACAAGCCCTCGGGAAAGCGCCCGTATGAAGTGGAGTTCACGCTCATCATTCGGAATTTTACATATTATTTTCATTTATGAAATTGATTCGGTCTGATAAAGATATTTGGTGGAAAAACGGTGATGAATAACCCGAATATTTTTTCTAGTCTGAGTTGTTCAAGAAAAGTTGGCGAGATATTTAAAAAATGTTGAGAAAGGTTTTACATAGAAGGGGTGTCTCATGGAGATTACAATTGAAAAATTAAAATGGGCAGACGCTGAACAATTATTTGAATTTGAAAGAGAAAACAGAGATTATTTCGAAAAAATGGTACCTAGCCGTGGTAATGATTATTATCTTTTTGAAAGTTTTAAAGAACGTCATCAAGCCTTATTAGAGGAACAAGAACAAGGGTTATCCTATTTTTATTTAATTAAAGATAAAGATGGGTTAATAATTGGGAGAATGAACGTAATAGATATTGATAAATCAGAGAATTCAGGTCATATCGGTTATAGAGTAGGAGAAGCTTATACTGGTAAAGGAATTGCGTACAAAGCATTGCAGCTGTTATTAGAAAAAGCGAGTAATCTAGGGATAAAAAAGATTTTCGCTCAAACGACAACGAATAACATCGCGAGCCAAAAAGTATTATTGAAAAACGGTTTTAAGCATATAAAAACAAGTGAAGAAGAATTTAAAATGAATGGGCAAACTTTAAAGTTTGTAAACTTTAAATGGTGTATTTAATCAAGATTAATATAATATCAAAAGAAAATAGTTGAGGTTCCATTAAGGGGGGATAAGATGGTATTTATTTTAATGGTAATTTTAATCATTGTAAGTGTTGGTTGCTCGGGGGACGCAAGAACAGAGAGAAACGGTTTAAAACTATCTTTTAGTATCGCTTCAGCAATCATGTTGTCACTAGTTATGGAGGCAACAGCACATGGTTTAGAAGCCTCTGGTACATTGGAAGGTATGTATGTTACGGTTATTTATTTCATTTTACCCATTATTACCTTTTCTATGTTTCAACTTCTTCTATATGATTTAACGGTTCATCAACTTTTTTGGAATGAATCGAATTAAGTTAAGGTCTTAACAATACACTTTATGAACCTTTATAGCGAGTGAAAGTCTAGTAAAATCTTGTGAAGAAAATCAACAATATGATTAAAGTAGTCACCTTACATTGATCGTACGATTCAGGTGAGATGAGTGAATATGTACATAAAAATTTTAAAAGATAATCGAAATGTTTTATATTTGTTGAAAAGAGAGAACATCTGTGACTGATAAACTAAAGTGGACAGTTTCCGCTTGATAAAATTGAACATTTATTTACCAAAAGAAGGATTGAAAATAAAGCCTCATATCGCAGTATGATTATCCTTTGAGATATATTGTGATGGAGGTAAAAAAGGTGGATAAGTGGGAAATGTACATGGAAATTCAGCAGTTATTAAAGCAAGGTTTCAGTAAAGTAAAGGTTGCGCAAAAACTAGGAGTTTCAAGAACTACGGTATATAGTTATTTGAAAAAGTCACCTAGTGATATGCATGAGTGGATGCTTCAACAAAAAGGAAGAGCGAAGAAGTTAGATCCTTATAAAGATGTTATCCTTTCTTGGTTGGAGAAACATCGAGATATGTCTGCCTCTCAAGTATTAGATTGGCTGCAAGAACAACATGGGGTTGAAGACGTTGCCGAGAGTACAGTTAGAAGTTATGTTAGGGAATTACGAAATGAATACAACATTCCTAAGGAATCAGTCCCTCGAACATATGAAGCCATTCCTGACCCACCATTGGGTGATCAAATGCAAGTGGACTTTGGACAGACCAATCAACAGTCTAGTAATGGAAACAGTGTAAAACTTCGTTTTATTGCCTTCGTGATGTCCAATTCTAGATACAAGTATAAAGAATGGCTGGATCGTCCTTTTACAACAAGAGATGTCATTCGCGCTCACGAAAATGCCTTTCAATACTTTGAAGGTATTACGAGAGAGATTGTTTATGACCAAGATGCTTTGTTGGTTGTCAGTGAAAATGGTGGAGATGTGATTTTAACAAAGGAATTTCAAGCGTATAAGGAAGAAAGGAAGCTAAACATGTGGGTTTGTCGAAAGGCCGATCCAGAGAGCAAAGGTAAAATCGAAAATGTAGTAGGTTATATTAAATCAAATTTCGCTAAACATCGGGTGTTTCACGGTATAGATAAATGGAATGAGGATGGCTTAGCTTGGCTGGAACGAACAGGAAATTATAAGGTTCATAACACAACAAAAAAGAGACCAATCGAAGTGTTTCTCCTGGAAAAGCAACACTTACGACCGATCTCTTCACCTATCAATAGTTTTCCTATTGATAACCAATGTAGTTCAAGTATATCAAGGAAAGTACGAAAGGACAATACGATTTATTATCAGTCAAACCGTTATTCTGTGCCACTAGGGACATTTGAGAAAAATCCAACCGTAACGGTTTCGATACTTGAGAATAATCAAATCGTCATCTGTGATATTGCCACAGGAGAAGTGTTAGCTAAACATCCACTCTCCTCTGAAAAAGGCAAGCTCATTCAAGATCGCCAACATACACGGGATCGTACGAAAGGAATCGATAGTTTTATTGAGTCCATTGTGGAACAATTTGACGACAATGAACTTGCCTTTTCCTTTCTTCAAGGTGTACGGACAGCATATCCTCGTTACATTAGAGACCAGCTTCAAATCATTTCAAAGGTATTAAAGAAAAATGATCGAAAGATCGTCAATTGTGCACTGATGGAATGTGTAAAGCAGAAGCTCTTTTGTGCAACAGATTTTAGCGATATGGTTCAGTACCTTGACCGACAACGACCGTTGAACATTACACTCCCTCAGCAGACAAACAGGATTAAACCACTTTATGAAGAAAGTGAATCACTCATGAGTGTAAAGCCAGCTACAAGAGATATTAAGGAGTATGTTTCGGTTTTGGCAGGTGATGACCTATGAAACCAATAAAGCAAGCAGAAGAATTATTAAAATCTCTGCGGTTCTCTGAAACGTCAAAGAACATTACTGACTTAATCAAAGAAGCAGAAGTAAACGATGCATCTTATACAACCTTTTTATTAGACGTTCTATCTTATGAAAAAAAGTGTCGAGAGGAAAAGTTGATAGAAAAACATATGAAATGGGCGACATTCCCCTTCCACAAGACATTAAATGAATTTAACTTAGATGAACAAGCATCGTTAAGTAAAAAGCAATATCATCAATTGAAAGAACTAACTTGGATAGAGCAATTATTTAATTTAATCTTATTAGGACCGCAAGGTGCGGGTAAAACTCACCTTGCGGTAGGGTTAGGTATTGAAGCCATTCATCAGGGGTATAAAGTGAGTTTTATTTCAATGGGAGAAATGATACACACGTTAAAAACAGAAGAAGTAACGAAGAAATCACAAACAAGAATGAAACGTATAAGAAATTCAGATTTAGTCATTATTGACGACATGATGTTTATGGCGATGGATCAAAGAGAAGCAAACTTGTTCTTCCATTTAATAAATGATCTATATAACAGTGCATCAATTATTATCACTTCAAATAAAGCCCCAAGTGATTGGGGTGAATTAATGGGGGACCCAAGTATAACCGCAGCTATTCTTGATCGCTTAATTCATCGTGCAGAGGTTATTCATATGAACGAGGATAGCCATCGAATGAAATATCGAAAAACCATATTTGGAAATGAAAGTGTTCAAAATTAATTAGCAAAAAGTGTTCAATTTTACTTGACGGTTACAACATCGTACTCGACCATAATAATTGATATAAGTTACGTATACGAATCGCGGGAGTTTGGAGTTTAGATTGGAGAAGACAAATTGCATAGAATAGTGATGGCGAGTCGATGAAACTTTTTTAACTTCCAAACGTAATAATACTGAACACTTGTAAAAAAAATTGAGTTAGAAAGGCTTGAATCTTATTTTGGAGGATATTTTATGTTTGATTTGTTAATCAAATTCCAATTGGAAGCTTTTGTTATAGCAGAAATAGTCACAGTTATCTCTATACTCTTATTTTTGTTTTTACGATATGCAACAAAGAAACAAACACTTAGTTTTTTGTTCTTATCTTTCATTATATTAGCTACGATATTTGAAGCATTCTTGGTTTGGTTGGTGTATCAAGAGACTGGCGAGATATCGACCATTCAAATCGTCATTATTATTTTTATCATATATGCATTTACGTTTGGCATTCATGATTTTAAGAGGTTAGACCGTAAAGTTAAAAAGTTAGTAGGGAACTGGAGGGGAGTTCAGCTATTAACGGAGAAAGATTTGATCGCAATTGAGAAAAGTAATGACCCTAAATACGTCGCTATAACTAATAGACGTTGGTGGTATATACATTTAATGATATATATTGGTGTTCAATCACTATTTTGGTTTGTTTATGGTATTAATTCCATGGATTATATTGAATTTTTAACGGCTTTATTTGATTTTTCGAATATAACTTTACTTAATAATGAATTTGTAGCACAGGTCAGTACATTATGGAGTCTAATTTTTATTATTGACACCATTTATAGCTTGTCATATACCATTTTCCCTAAAAAAATAAGAAAAATTAAAACTGTCAGTGATTCTATAGAGTTTCGAATGTTATTAGATACTAAACGAACGGGATGCTAAGATACAGTAGGAAAAATCAGAAGTTCCAACCGAAAGCAGGGTCTAACACTTTTGTGAGAGAATTATATTGAAAATAGGAAAATATCTATTATGTTTATTTATTCTTATAATTAGCGGGCTACTAGTTGCTTGTAGTGAAGAAAATGCTTATGAAGTAGTAATAGCCGAAAAAAAGTAACTGAATATGATGACCATTTACAATTGACTCTTGGATATTAAACGGGTTAAAAAATTCCTGCTTCAACAGTTGGGAGTGTTAGTAAAATCACTGGCTGTAATTTATACAACTTGTTTTTCTAACCTCTATAATGGAAAATGATGTTAATATAAGAGGATGGATTTTAAGACAATAATGGAGGAACATTTATGGAATTTATAACAATGATTGGTGTTATTATATTAGTTTTTGTCAGTATTTCTATTAACGCAAGACAAAAGGGACTTATTGAACAAAATAAAATGTTGTTTAAGGTACAAAACAAATTTAGTGGTAAAACTTTTAATGTTTATTCAATAAAAAAGGTAGATAGTGATCGGACAGAATTCTTAATATATGAAAATAACGAATGGAAATGGGTGTTAAATGATATTTATTTACCGTACGAAGCGGAGTGATAATGGGGGGATTGCAAACTGATGAATAAAACGCGAACATTGATTACACTTGTTGCTAGTTTACTTATTTTTACTGTTGGTATGTTTAGAATACTTACTGATTCACTTTCTTCAACACCTTTGTTTGTTGCATACCTTCTTGCGTTTACAGGATTAATTGGAGTCATTGCAAATAGTATTATGTTAAGGAAATTGAAATACCAGGATTAGCAGTGAAGATACAAATCGTTCATAACCCCTTTGCTTACTTGCACTTTCAGAAAAGCGAGTTAACACGCCAAAGTTTAATGGTGATGTTTATATTTTAATAGGGAATGCTACATATAGTTCAGCGAATATGTTTGCAACATTATTTCATGACTTGGATTTTGATACGATTATTGGAGAACCAATAGAATTTAAACGATTCATCTTAATACGTAAAATATAGTATGCTAAGGTTTATACAGATTTTTTTCGGAGGGATGATATTGACAGTAGAAAAAAGTGTAAGGGTTTGTGAAAAGGGACATAAGTATTACAAAAGTAGTGAGTGTCCAACTTGCCCTATCTGTGATAAAGAGAGTGAACCAAATAGCGGCTTCCTGGCGAAATTAAGTTCGCCTGCAAGAAATGCATTGATTCACGAAGGAATTGAGACGTTGGATGAACTATCGAAGTATACGGAAAAAGAAATATTAAAAATTCATGGTATTGGACCCGCTTCCTTACCTACTATGAGAACTTCATTAGAAGAAGAAGGGCTGTCATTTAAAAAATAAATCGTCTTCGGACTTTTATTTTACTAACAAGCTGCGTCAGTAAAAATTTAGGATGAGGTATTGGAGCAAATAGTGAATAAACAAACAAGGCAGACCACTTGCATGGGTCTGTCTTGTTTGTTTGTTGAAGTGAAGTATTATTAAAAGTTTTCATAAACAACTAGAATTTGGTAGTTTATGTTAAAATGAATGTTGGGATGATGCCCGCTTTAAGTGGGGGGAGTAAAACCAATGGTCAATTAACTGTAATTATATTATGTTAACTAAAGTGTAAAGAGGAGTTGTTCGATGAACCATTTCGATGAACGAGTAGAAAGTGCACTAAGTACAATCAACTCATTAATATGCAGGTTTCGGGAAAACTTCGATGATAAGCTCATTTATTATGATGCATATGAGGAAGAGATATTAGATAAGGTTCTCCCAAAGGAGAAAGATAGTCAAAAATATGAATTTTTTATGAACCGGTTACAATTCTATTTAATGATTTCAATGGTCGTTGCTCTACCAACTTTATTTTTCCTCATATACGTAGAACCGATCGTAGACACTCTTCATTGGTTTGTCTTTCCTATATTAATATTTGTAGCATACTTTCTTTATATGATTTGCAAGTATATCATCACTAGCGTTCAACATTACAATAGGAAAAAGAAGTATAAGCATTATTGGGAAGACATCAGGGAGAACTGTAAAAACCACTTAGAACTTATCGAGACGATTTTAAGCCATCAAAGGAAAGAGGTAAATCATCACATCGCAGCAACGAAAGTGATAGCAATAGAAGAAATCCAGCATCACCATTTTCCATTAAATATTGCTTACACCTTGGATGAAAATAATGAGGAATATGCTTTAAAAGTTCCGGTTTATCTAGGATCTTACATATCAGAAAAATTGGAAAATGGTTTCTCTGTGATTATCGAGAGAAGCAATGCTGAGTTACGTACGATTTCTTCCACAGAACTTGTGGCAAAGAAAAACAACATCTATTTTTTGGATGGGAATAGGGAGAAAAAAGAACTCCCAAAATCAGTGCTATATCATATTTATTATCGACTTCATTGGGAGTATTTGTTAAGTCACAAAGACGGTTTGTCAATCATTAAAGGATATGAAAAACAGAGTCAATAGCATGTGAAATTAGAACAAATAAAGATTTTTTCATAATTTAGGTTGCATTCTCGTGTCAAAAAGAGGGGAGCAGCATCTTCAAGTTATCAATATCAAGACAGTACCTTCTTCGTATTGCATCCTTCATTCTTACTTTTATTGGGCGCTACTTTGCTTGCAACTATTATTTTCATAGGGTATAAAAAGAAAAAAGGAAATAGAGTTGATCATTCATAGCGCTTCTCGGAGGGGAAACGTTTGTTTCATGTTGTGAGCAGTGACACAAAGAAACGGAACCCACAAAACCGAAAAACTACTATTCATTTATGCAAAAATCATCATTCAAGGGAGGCAAAGTAGAAATCCTATTCTCGGTTATC
The Bacillus shivajii DNA segment above includes these coding regions:
- a CDS encoding GNAT family N-acetyltransferase gives rise to the protein MEITIEKLKWADAEQLFEFERENRDYFEKMVPSRGNDYYLFESFKERHQALLEEQEQGLSYFYLIKDKDGLIIGRMNVIDIDKSENSGHIGYRVGEAYTGKGIAYKALQLLLEKASNLGIKKIFAQTTTNNIASQKVLLKNGFKHIKTSEEEFKMNGQTLKFVNFKWCI
- the istA gene encoding IS21 family transposase — encoded protein: MDKWEMYMEIQQLLKQGFSKVKVAQKLGVSRTTVYSYLKKSPSDMHEWMLQQKGRAKKLDPYKDVILSWLEKHRDMSASQVLDWLQEQHGVEDVAESTVRSYVRELRNEYNIPKESVPRTYEAIPDPPLGDQMQVDFGQTNQQSSNGNSVKLRFIAFVMSNSRYKYKEWLDRPFTTRDVIRAHENAFQYFEGITREIVYDQDALLVVSENGGDVILTKEFQAYKEERKLNMWVCRKADPESKGKIENVVGYIKSNFAKHRVFHGIDKWNEDGLAWLERTGNYKVHNTTKKRPIEVFLLEKQHLRPISSPINSFPIDNQCSSSISRKVRKDNTIYYQSNRYSVPLGTFEKNPTVTVSILENNQIVICDIATGEVLAKHPLSSEKGKLIQDRQHTRDRTKGIDSFIESIVEQFDDNELAFSFLQGVRTAYPRYIRDQLQIISKVLKKNDRKIVNCALMECVKQKLFCATDFSDMVQYLDRQRPLNITLPQQTNRIKPLYEESESLMSVKPATRDIKEYVSVLAGDDL
- the istB gene encoding IS21-like element helper ATPase IstB encodes the protein MKPIKQAEELLKSLRFSETSKNITDLIKEAEVNDASYTTFLLDVLSYEKKCREEKLIEKHMKWATFPFHKTLNEFNLDEQASLSKKQYHQLKELTWIEQLFNLILLGPQGAGKTHLAVGLGIEAIHQGYKVSFISMGEMIHTLKTEEVTKKSQTRMKRIRNSDLVIIDDMMFMAMDQREANLFFHLINDLYNSASIIITSNKAPSDWGELMGDPSITAAILDRLIHRAEVIHMNEDSHRMKYRKTIFGNESVQN
- a CDS encoding RNA polymerase alpha subunit C-terminal domain-containing protein codes for the protein MILTVEKSVRVCEKGHKYYKSSECPTCPICDKESEPNSGFLAKLSSPARNALIHEGIETLDELSKYTEKEILKIHGIGPASLPTMRTSLEEEGLSFKK